A single window of Candidatus Kryptoniota bacterium DNA harbors:
- the nagB gene encoding glucosamine-6-phosphate deaminase, giving the protein MLVVVHENYDAMSKKGAEIIASRIRRKPNLVLGLATGSTPLGLYKELIKLHKSDGLDFSKVVTFNLDEYVGVPPEHDQSYHFFMRENLFKHININPSNVHVPQGMYGDLKISSFETDPKIEQFCSWYENQMIKYGGVDIQVLGIGGNGHIAFNEPGSSLGSRTRIKTLTEKTVKDNSRFFKSVKEVPRYAITMGVGTIMEAKELLLLANGEGKADAVKAAVEGPITAMCPASALQLHRKAIVLADKKAAAKLDAEFVTYG; this is encoded by the coding sequence ATGTTAGTCGTCGTACATGAAAACTACGATGCCATGAGCAAGAAGGGAGCCGAGATCATCGCGTCCAGGATCAGGCGGAAACCGAACCTGGTGCTCGGCCTGGCGACAGGCAGCACACCTCTCGGACTATACAAGGAGCTCATTAAACTCCATAAGAGTGACGGGCTCGATTTCTCAAAAGTGGTGACATTTAACCTGGATGAATATGTGGGTGTTCCTCCCGAGCATGATCAGAGCTACCACTTTTTCATGCGGGAGAATCTATTCAAACACATCAATATCAATCCGTCCAATGTACATGTCCCACAGGGAATGTACGGCGATCTGAAGATTTCTTCTTTCGAGACCGATCCAAAGATCGAGCAATTTTGCTCGTGGTACGAAAATCAGATGATCAAGTATGGCGGTGTCGATATCCAGGTGCTTGGAATCGGCGGGAACGGGCACATAGCGTTCAACGAGCCGGGCTCGTCTCTCGGATCGCGGACCCGAATAAAGACGCTCACTGAAAAGACGGTGAAAGACAACTCGAGATTTTTCAAGAGTGTCAAGGAAGTCCCCCGATACGCCATAACTATGGGGGTCGGGACAATAATGGAGGCGAAGGAACTCCTCCTCCTTGCGAACGGGGAAGGCAAGGCAGACGCAGTGAAGGCCGCAGTCGAAGGCCCCATCACCGCGATGTGTCCGGCATCGGCGCTTCAACTCCATCGCAAGGCGATAGTCCTGGCAGACAAGAAAGCCGCAGCCAAATTGGACGCTGAATTCGTCACTTACGGTTGA
- a CDS encoding GlmU family protein translates to MHLCIFEDELHGKLLPLVHFRPVYDLKCGATTLLQKISRLYPDATLILSMRDYLTAVAKERTPALRVNEFPTDAANVLFVNGRLLMSSKEATLLGNKYPGADVSYWKGKNLVGAWVSGQNLERIKGELKGRVVSSALFSSINKKEIPDARLISYPWELIQQNGAQLISDFAFLTGGKPQLLGKVYEGVHLLNPSQIHIAESAKVKPGAVLDAEEGPIYISKNVKIMPNAVIEGPAFIGENSIIKVAGKIYENTTVGDTCKVGGEVEESIIHAYSNKQHEGFIGHAYLGEWVNIGADSNNSDLKNDYGNVKVYNDGALVDTGSQFVGLTMGDHSKCGINSMFNTGTVVSVCCNVYGAGILPKYVPAFSWGGASDGLVTYKIDKAIEVASRVMARRKITLSDAMRDLLKRVYTLTSGERAAGGIKDTGS, encoded by the coding sequence ATGCATTTGTGCATTTTTGAAGATGAACTGCACGGCAAGCTCCTTCCGCTGGTGCACTTCAGACCAGTTTATGACCTTAAGTGTGGCGCGACCACGTTGCTGCAGAAGATTTCCAGATTGTACCCGGATGCAACTCTCATCCTGAGCATGAGAGATTACCTGACGGCCGTTGCGAAGGAAAGGACTCCCGCTCTCCGGGTGAACGAATTCCCAACTGATGCCGCCAATGTACTTTTCGTGAACGGCAGGCTTCTGATGTCATCGAAGGAGGCGACTCTCCTGGGCAACAAGTACCCTGGCGCAGATGTCTCGTACTGGAAAGGTAAGAACCTGGTCGGCGCATGGGTTTCCGGACAGAACCTCGAACGTATCAAGGGGGAGCTCAAGGGGCGCGTCGTTTCATCCGCACTTTTCTCATCGATCAACAAAAAGGAAATTCCCGACGCACGACTCATCTCGTATCCGTGGGAGCTAATACAACAGAACGGCGCCCAGCTCATTTCCGATTTCGCTTTTCTGACGGGAGGCAAACCGCAGCTACTCGGGAAAGTCTACGAGGGCGTCCATCTCCTGAATCCGTCGCAGATCCACATCGCAGAGAGCGCAAAAGTAAAACCCGGCGCAGTGCTTGACGCGGAAGAGGGTCCCATCTACATCTCAAAAAATGTCAAGATCATGCCCAACGCAGTGATCGAGGGACCGGCGTTCATAGGTGAGAACAGCATCATTAAAGTCGCGGGCAAAATCTACGAGAACACCACTGTCGGCGATACGTGTAAGGTCGGCGGCGAGGTTGAAGAATCAATAATCCATGCTTACTCCAACAAGCAGCATGAAGGTTTCATAGGTCATGCTTACCTCGGAGAATGGGTGAACATCGGCGCGGACTCAAATAACAGCGACCTTAAGAACGACTACGGGAACGTGAAAGTCTACAACGACGGTGCGTTGGTGGACACCGGCTCGCAGTTTGTCGGCCTGACTATGGGTGATCACTCCAAATGCGGGATCAATTCCATGTTCAATACCGGCACTGTAGTCAGCGTCTGCTGTAACGTTTACGGCGCCGGCATCCTGCCGAAGTACGTCCCTGCGTTTTCATGGGGCGGTGCTTCCGACGGACTGGTAACTTACAAGATCGATAAGGCAATTGAAGTCGCAAGCAGAGTGATGGCGCGCCGGAAGATTACGTTGAGTGATGCCATGCGAGATCTGCTGAAAAGAGTTTACACTCTCACAAGCGGAGAACGAGCAGCCGGTGGAATCAAGGACACCGGAAGCTGA
- a CDS encoding C45 family peptidase, with amino-acid sequence MRPRSILFPLVVLLFSVKLFAQTGQLTQQQQSWISKAERHEKDGWIYLHIEGSPEERGFQHGYLLAKEIKESLRVLRARWEYLSAMKWNYYVDQAGRILTPKVDAENLHEIDGIVDGLTAAGDTVTENEMVAYNGYMELIDYWWPRVADSLRISSPPPQQQSCSSFIATGSMTADGNIVLGHNTMGGYEEPLCDVIIDIVPENGHRILMQTFPGFIHSGTDFFITDAGLVGSETTIGSFSGFDAGGVPEFSRMRHATQYANSIDEWSKMMEDGDNGGYANAWLLGDIKTNEIGRLELGLKYVGFEKKKDGYFVGSNVVFNKKILRFETTEQETNIKLSSVARNVRWHQLMKQYAGKIDAKLAEKFESDHFDTYLGKDQPDSRTLCGHSDLDARMNSSDTPFSPWGTLDGKVVDAKLAKKMSFIARWGSSCGTAFSAEKFISEHPQYDWMEGLMKERPSEPWTEFAAGEK; translated from the coding sequence ATGAGACCAAGATCGATACTATTTCCTCTCGTCGTTCTTCTCTTCTCAGTGAAGCTGTTCGCTCAGACGGGGCAGCTCACTCAACAACAGCAGTCATGGATTTCCAAAGCTGAGAGACATGAAAAAGACGGATGGATCTATCTTCACATAGAAGGTTCGCCTGAGGAAAGGGGATTCCAGCATGGGTATCTCCTTGCGAAGGAAATAAAGGAATCGCTTCGAGTATTGCGGGCGAGATGGGAATACCTGAGCGCTATGAAATGGAATTATTATGTGGATCAGGCCGGAAGAATCCTCACTCCTAAAGTCGACGCGGAGAACTTGCATGAGATTGACGGCATTGTCGACGGTTTGACAGCGGCGGGCGACACGGTAACCGAGAACGAAATGGTCGCGTACAACGGCTACATGGAGCTGATCGATTATTGGTGGCCGAGAGTCGCGGACTCTTTGAGAATAAGCTCTCCTCCGCCTCAGCAGCAATCATGCAGCTCTTTTATTGCGACCGGAAGCATGACGGCAGACGGAAATATCGTCCTCGGACACAACACGATGGGCGGTTACGAAGAGCCGTTGTGCGATGTCATAATAGATATCGTTCCGGAAAACGGGCATCGCATCCTCATGCAAACATTTCCGGGCTTCATCCATAGTGGTACGGACTTTTTCATAACCGACGCGGGACTCGTCGGATCCGAGACCACGATAGGATCGTTCTCCGGATTCGATGCCGGCGGCGTCCCCGAATTTTCGCGCATGAGACACGCTACTCAGTACGCGAACTCAATTGATGAGTGGAGCAAGATGATGGAAGACGGGGACAATGGCGGCTACGCGAACGCCTGGCTGCTTGGTGACATCAAGACAAATGAAATCGGTAGACTCGAACTCGGACTGAAGTATGTCGGATTTGAAAAGAAGAAGGACGGGTACTTCGTCGGATCGAACGTTGTATTTAATAAGAAGATACTCCGGTTCGAGACAACGGAGCAGGAGACTAACATAAAGCTTTCGTCCGTCGCGCGAAACGTGAGATGGCACCAACTGATGAAACAATATGCGGGCAAGATAGATGCAAAGCTGGCGGAGAAATTCGAGTCCGACCACTTCGATACTTACCTTGGAAAGGATCAGCCGGATTCGAGGACGCTGTGCGGTCATTCCGATCTCGACGCACGGATGAACAGTTCCGACACGCCGTTCTCCCCGTGGGGAACATTGGATGGCAAGGTGGTGGACGCAAAGCTGGCGAAGAAGATGTCTTTCATCGCGAGATGGGGCTCTTCCTGCGGGACAGCGTTTTCGGCAGAGAAATTCATCTCCGAACATCCGCAGTACGACTGGATGGAAGGCTTAATGAAGGAGCGCCCGTCAGAGCCATGGACGGAATTCGCGGCCGGAGAAAAGTGA
- a CDS encoding uroporphyrinogen decarboxylase family protein produces the protein MTPKERVRAAMELKTPDRVPLMCQMSIGHMLQQLPVSPVEFWFDADTFAAGLVELRKVYGFDGILVSLHGHFRNWREKILSRKVVANGEEVVLVNGKRILFTNNELPQNLIEQAAHQKSKAPTDDSLTSTLELNRLPDEIDFIPVSQGLHFDIDPGDKFRCIENIVSSSGNEFSIHGEITSPFDYFLDFSGHQEGLFALIAEPDKAQKSLDHFTTLLEKLAEEMCKTGIDAIKISSPFAGSGFISPEFYGEFVAPYDGRLARAIRTKGVHAYIHTCGAIGDRLSMMFDLGASGIECLDPPPLGNVELETAMRIANRRGFIKGNIDSVNILSNGTEEEILADARTRLDIGKKYGGFILSTACSIAPMVKRESIVLLREAVERWGWI, from the coding sequence ATGACCCCAAAAGAACGCGTCAGGGCGGCAATGGAGCTGAAGACTCCGGACCGCGTTCCTCTGATGTGCCAGATGAGCATAGGACATATGCTTCAACAACTCCCGGTCTCTCCGGTCGAGTTCTGGTTCGACGCGGACACTTTCGCCGCCGGCCTTGTCGAGCTGAGAAAGGTTTACGGGTTTGACGGCATACTCGTTAGCCTTCACGGTCACTTTCGGAATTGGAGAGAGAAAATATTATCTCGAAAAGTTGTGGCAAATGGCGAGGAGGTCGTCCTCGTCAACGGGAAGCGAATCCTGTTCACAAACAACGAACTACCGCAGAACCTGATTGAACAAGCCGCGCACCAGAAATCGAAAGCGCCTACGGATGATTCCCTCACTTCGACATTGGAGTTGAATCGATTACCAGATGAAATCGACTTTATCCCCGTCTCGCAGGGACTTCATTTCGATATCGATCCAGGAGATAAATTCAGATGTATTGAAAATATAGTTTCATCATCCGGGAATGAGTTTTCTATTCACGGCGAGATAACTTCTCCCTTCGATTACTTTCTCGATTTTTCCGGACATCAGGAAGGTTTATTCGCATTGATCGCCGAACCAGACAAAGCACAAAAGAGTTTGGATCATTTCACAACTCTCCTGGAGAAATTGGCAGAAGAAATGTGCAAAACCGGCATAGACGCGATAAAAATCTCATCGCCGTTTGCAGGATCGGGATTCATCTCGCCGGAATTTTACGGGGAGTTTGTCGCTCCGTATGACGGCCGGCTTGCCAGAGCAATCAGGACTAAAGGGGTACACGCGTACATTCACACCTGCGGGGCGATCGGGGACCGACTGTCGATGATGTTCGATCTCGGCGCATCGGGAATCGAATGTCTCGATCCGCCGCCGCTCGGGAATGTCGAACTCGAAACCGCAATGCGCATCGCTAACCGTCGGGGGTTCATTAAGGGCAACATCGATTCAGTCAACATTCTCTCGAACGGAACTGAAGAAGAAATTCTCGCCGATGCCCGAACCCGACTAGACATTGGGAAGAAATACGGCGGATTCATACTGAGTACCGCGTGCTCGATCGCGCCAATGGTGAAACGCGAAAGCATTGTACTGCTTAGAGAAGCGGTCGAGAGATGGGGATGGATCTAA
- a CDS encoding ROK family protein: MGILGVDLGGTNVRIGLIENDSLARLEAIPITRSDNADDVVKDISNLIERFPMNIVSGIGVGVPSVVDVKKGIVYDVQNIPSWKEVHLKEILQKKFRVPVYVNNDANCFAVGEKYFGKAKHYENIVGLIIGTGMGAGLVINGKLYAGKNCGAGEFGTIAYREKNYEYYCSGQFFINEYHATGEELARKAATGDIEAKNIYSKFGMNLGQAIKLIMYAVDPEIIVLGGSVSKSFPLFKNEMFESISDFAYSRSIQNIKIEVSEVENVAILGAAALYYDEAAK, from the coding sequence ATGGGCATTTTAGGAGTCGATCTCGGAGGAACAAACGTCCGGATAGGTCTAATCGAAAACGATTCCCTGGCGAGACTCGAAGCGATACCGATTACAAGATCGGACAATGCCGACGACGTCGTCAAAGATATCTCAAATCTTATCGAGCGCTTCCCGATGAACATTGTGTCGGGAATAGGTGTCGGCGTCCCGAGTGTTGTTGATGTGAAAAAGGGGATCGTGTACGACGTTCAGAATATCCCTTCATGGAAAGAAGTTCATCTTAAGGAAATTCTCCAGAAGAAGTTCCGTGTCCCGGTATATGTCAACAACGACGCTAATTGTTTTGCGGTGGGAGAGAAGTATTTTGGAAAAGCGAAACATTATGAAAATATAGTCGGGCTCATCATCGGCACGGGAATGGGCGCCGGTCTCGTGATAAACGGGAAACTCTATGCGGGAAAGAACTGCGGAGCGGGTGAATTCGGAACGATCGCGTACAGAGAAAAGAATTACGAATACTATTGCAGCGGCCAATTCTTTATAAATGAATATCACGCTACCGGCGAGGAACTGGCTCGGAAAGCGGCGACGGGCGATATAGAGGCAAAAAATATTTATTCAAAATTTGGAATGAACCTCGGTCAGGCCATCAAGCTGATAATGTATGCGGTCGACCCGGAGATCATCGTCCTTGGAGGATCGGTGAGCAAGTCCTTTCCTCTATTCAAAAATGAAATGTTCGAATCGATCAGTGATTTCGCTTACTCCAGGTCGATACAGAATATCAAGATAGAAGTGTCAGAAGTGGAAAATGTCGCGATACTCGGAGCTGCCGCGCTCTATTACGACGAAGCCGCAAAGTAG
- a CDS encoding MFS transporter, producing the protein MKRNYYIVALIFLTFFVISFITNILGALNPDVIQDFNLSLTLSGLLPFAFFIAYGVMSIPSGMLVEKYKEKRTMVFAFIVAFAGALLFSLYPHYLVFLISLFLMGTGMAMLQVAINPLLRVAGGEEHFAFNSVMAQLVFGGASFIAPMFLTYLIASLEQSQGSNLVKQAFSGLVPQNLPWTSLYWVFALITLIMIVVIQFSRFPAVERKEDEKAGTWETHKNLFKQKTVILYFIGIFAYVGTEQGVSYWLSKFLYTYHNFDPLTVGASIVGWFWGMMSVGCLIGLVFLKLFDSRRILLVAVLFAATFLSLALFGSGQTALIAFPMVGFSLSVMWSIVFSLALNSLESHHGSFAGILCTAIIGGAIIQIIIGRLGDMFGLRTGMFIIYLTLGYIFSIGIWAKPVINNETISMRRKKRMSEATQEDQVR; encoded by the coding sequence ATGAAAAGAAACTATTACATAGTAGCGCTCATCTTCCTTACATTCTTTGTCATCTCTTTCATCACGAATATCCTGGGCGCTCTTAACCCGGACGTGATCCAGGACTTCAACTTGAGTCTGACGTTATCGGGTTTACTGCCCTTCGCATTTTTCATCGCGTATGGAGTGATGTCAATACCATCGGGGATGCTCGTCGAAAAGTACAAAGAAAAACGAACGATGGTATTTGCTTTTATCGTTGCCTTCGCGGGTGCTTTGCTGTTCTCGCTGTACCCGCACTATCTCGTCTTCCTGATTTCTCTTTTCCTGATGGGAACCGGTATGGCCATGCTCCAGGTCGCCATCAATCCGTTGCTGAGAGTGGCGGGCGGAGAAGAACACTTCGCTTTCAACTCGGTCATGGCCCAATTGGTATTTGGCGGCGCGTCTTTCATCGCCCCGATGTTTCTGACATATCTTATAGCCAGCCTGGAGCAATCGCAGGGAAGTAATCTGGTGAAGCAGGCATTTTCAGGATTGGTTCCGCAAAATCTGCCATGGACCTCGCTGTACTGGGTGTTCGCGTTGATAACGCTTATTATGATAGTCGTAATTCAGTTCTCCAGATTCCCCGCTGTGGAGAGGAAGGAAGACGAAAAGGCGGGAACATGGGAGACGCACAAAAATTTGTTCAAGCAAAAGACAGTTATACTTTACTTCATCGGGATCTTCGCCTATGTCGGTACCGAGCAGGGCGTGTCATACTGGTTATCCAAATTTCTTTATACATATCACAATTTCGATCCGTTGACCGTAGGCGCTTCCATTGTCGGCTGGTTCTGGGGTATGATGTCGGTCGGCTGTCTCATAGGACTTGTATTCCTGAAGTTATTTGACAGCAGGAGGATTCTCCTGGTCGCCGTTCTCTTCGCAGCCACATTTCTTTCTCTCGCGCTGTTCGGATCAGGACAAACTGCATTAATAGCATTTCCGATGGTCGGGTTTTCTCTGTCGGTCATGTGGTCGATCGTTTTCTCGCTGGCGCTCAACTCGCTCGAGAGTCATCATGGTTCATTCGCGGGAATACTTTGCACGGCAATTATCGGAGGTGCGATTATTCAAATCATTATCGGCCGGCTGGGTGACATGTTCGGCCTGAGGACGGGAATGTTCATCATATATCTGACTCTCGGTTACATTTTCAGCATCGGGATCTGGGCAAAACCTGTAATCAATAACGAAACGATCAGTATGAGGCGCAAGAAAAGGATGAGTGAAGCGACTCAGGAGGACCAAGTCCGCTGA